From the genome of Sulfitobacter sp. DSM 110093, one region includes:
- a CDS encoding TlpA family protein disulfide reductase has translation MKNLVLGFVYTLLVAGANPALAGTADIAGLREGDMKKLVIHDAPQATSEVTFEREDDGEAMSLADYEGKIVLVNFWATWCAPCRKEMPQLNALQKEFGGDDFQVLTIATGRNSEEGIKRFFEEAGVDSLPRHQDPKQKLASQMGVFGLPISVLLDREGREIARLQGDAEWDSESARAIIAALIKEDAEG, from the coding sequence ATGAAAAATCTGGTGCTTGGCTTCGTTTATACGCTGCTTGTCGCAGGTGCAAACCCCGCCCTTGCCGGAACGGCTGACATCGCGGGGCTGCGCGAAGGGGACATGAAGAAACTCGTGATCCATGACGCGCCGCAGGCGACCTCTGAAGTGACCTTTGAGCGTGAGGACGATGGCGAGGCAATGTCGCTGGCGGATTACGAAGGCAAAATCGTGTTGGTGAATTTCTGGGCCACATGGTGCGCGCCCTGCCGCAAGGAAATGCCGCAGTTGAACGCGCTGCAAAAGGAATTCGGCGGCGATGATTTTCAGGTGCTGACCATCGCCACAGGCCGCAATTCAGAGGAAGGGATCAAGCGTTTCTTTGAAGAAGCCGGCGTAGATAGCCTGCCCCGCCACCAAGACCCGAAACAGAAGCTCGCCAGCCAAATGGGCGTTTTCGGCCTGCCGATCAGCGTGCTTCTCGACCGTGAAGGGCGTGAGATCGCCCGGTTGCAGGGCGATGCGGAATGGGACTCTGAGAGCGCGCGGGCGATTATCGCGGCGCTGATCAAAGAAGACGCCGAGGGTTAA
- a CDS encoding zinc-ribbon domain-containing protein has protein sequence MRLICPNCDAQYEVPDEVMPLAGRDVQCSNCGQTWFQHHPDNAPEENDADFGDPDLDDVMHMKQSAADVDDTDREAETAETAPDLQPFGAEDYQNDGFDEDDFEDDSFEEDNFEDRDDFNPVTPEERPASVAAAAATAAPVRRPLDPAIAEILRQEAAAEQEARRKRQSDPLESQPDLGLDDAPRAEPKKEPYPDTGEDDHMPEDEDARRAHEARLRMAKMRGEPVPESETDAYGSASRRDLLPDIEEINSTLRHDRTQGQQAGPTPTAALDSPDKPRKSGGFMRGFTIMIVLAAILAAVYVYAPQIAQSLPQADPYLSSYVAWMDDARIWLDGQLQDLLVWLDTVATQSQG, from the coding sequence ATGCGGCTGATCTGCCCCAACTGCGACGCGCAATACGAAGTCCCCGATGAGGTGATGCCGTTGGCAGGGCGTGACGTGCAATGTTCCAACTGCGGGCAGACGTGGTTTCAGCACCATCCCGACAACGCGCCGGAAGAAAATGACGCCGATTTCGGTGATCCAGATCTTGATGACGTGATGCATATGAAGCAAAGCGCGGCAGACGTAGATGACACGGACCGAGAGGCAGAGACGGCTGAGACCGCGCCGGATCTCCAGCCTTTTGGCGCTGAGGATTACCAGAACGACGGTTTCGATGAAGATGACTTCGAAGACGACAGTTTTGAAGAAGACAACTTTGAAGACCGCGATGATTTCAATCCGGTAACGCCAGAGGAGCGTCCCGCGTCCGTTGCCGCTGCTGCTGCCACCGCCGCACCTGTCCGACGCCCACTTGATCCCGCCATCGCCGAAATCCTCAGGCAGGAAGCCGCGGCAGAGCAGGAAGCCCGCCGCAAGCGTCAGTCAGACCCGCTGGAAAGCCAACCAGACCTTGGCTTGGATGATGCGCCCCGCGCAGAACCCAAGAAAGAGCCCTATCCCGACACCGGCGAAGACGATCATATGCCCGAGGATGAGGACGCCCGCCGCGCCCATGAGGCCCGTCTGCGCATGGCCAAAATGCGTGGAGAGCCTGTTCCCGAAAGCGAGACCGACGCCTATGGCAGCGCCTCGCGCCGGGATCTGCTGCCCGATATCGAAGAGATCAATTCAACCCTGCGCCATGACCGGACGCAGGGTCAGCAGGCCGGGCCAACGCCCACTGCCGCGCTCGACAGCCCTGATAAGCCGCGCAAATCGGGCGGGTTCATGCGGGGCTTTACCATTATGATCGTCTTGGCGGCCATTTTGGCGGCAGTCTATGTCTATGCGCCGCAGATCGCGCAATCTTTGCCGCAGGCCGATCCTTACCTGTCGTCCTATGTCGCATGGATGGACGATGCGCGAATTTGGCTCGATGGGCAGTTGCAGGACCTGCTGGTCTGGCTTGACACCGTGGCGACCCAATCGCAGGGCTGA
- the argH gene encoding argininosuccinate lyase, translated as MTDTTSNKMWGGRFAAGPDAIMEAINASIGFDKRMAAQDIAGSRAHAAMLAATGILTDNDADAIREGLLTILSEIEEGRFEFSAALEDIHMNVEARLKDLIGEPAGRLHTGRSRNDQVATDFKLWVRDQLDAADEGLQALIRALLSQAEAGADWVMPGFTHLQTAQPVTWGHHMMAYVEMFGRDLSRFRDARCRMNECPLGAAALAGTSFPIDRDMTAEALGFDRPAANSLDAVSDRDFALEFMGAASICAMHLSRFAEELVIWSSAQFRFVALSDRFSTGSSIMPQKKNPDAAELIRAKVGRIFGANTALMIVMKGLPLAYSKDMQEDKEQVFDAADNLMLALAAMTGMVGDMTAERENLAAAAGSGFSTATDLADWLVRVPNLPFRDAHHVTGTLVAMAEAQGCDLPDLTLEQMQSVHAEITQDVFDVLGVENSVNSRMSYGGTAPAQVRAQVERWKEILK; from the coding sequence ATGACCGACACGACCTCGAACAAAATGTGGGGTGGCCGTTTCGCCGCCGGACCGGACGCGATCATGGAGGCGATCAACGCCTCGATCGGGTTCGACAAACGGATGGCCGCACAAGACATCGCCGGGTCGCGTGCCCATGCCGCCATGCTGGCAGCCACGGGCATCCTGACTGATAACGACGCTGACGCGATACGGGAAGGGCTTCTCACGATCTTGTCAGAGATCGAAGAGGGCCGTTTTGAATTCTCAGCCGCGCTCGAAGACATCCACATGAACGTCGAAGCGCGGCTGAAAGACCTGATCGGTGAGCCCGCAGGCCGCTTGCACACGGGGCGCAGCCGGAACGACCAAGTTGCCACCGATTTCAAACTCTGGGTCCGCGATCAGTTGGACGCCGCCGATGAGGGTCTGCAAGCGCTGATCCGCGCGCTTTTGTCTCAGGCCGAAGCGGGCGCTGATTGGGTCATGCCCGGTTTCACCCATTTGCAAACCGCGCAGCCCGTCACATGGGGGCATCACATGATGGCCTATGTCGAGATGTTTGGCCGTGATCTGTCGCGCTTCCGCGATGCGCGTTGCCGTATGAACGAATGCCCGCTGGGAGCCGCAGCCCTTGCTGGCACCTCCTTCCCGATTGACCGGGACATGACAGCCGAAGCACTCGGCTTTGACCGCCCCGCCGCCAACAGCCTCGACGCCGTCAGCGACCGCGACTTCGCGCTGGAATTCATGGGTGCGGCCAGCATCTGTGCGATGCACCTGTCACGCTTTGCTGAAGAGCTGGTGATCTGGTCGTCGGCGCAGTTCCGCTTCGTGGCGCTGTCGGACCGTTTCTCGACCGGCTCCAGCATCATGCCGCAAAAGAAAAACCCCGACGCCGCCGAGCTGATCCGTGCCAAAGTGGGCCGTATCTTTGGCGCGAACACCGCGCTGATGATCGTGATGAAGGGGCTGCCGCTGGCCTATTCCAAGGACATGCAAGAAGACAAAGAGCAGGTCTTTGACGCCGCCGACAACCTGATGCTGGCGCTGGCCGCGATGACCGGGATGGTGGGCGACATGACTGCGGAGCGCGAGAACCTCGCCGCTGCCGCAGGCTCGGGCTTCTCCACCGCCACCGATCTGGCCGATTGGCTGGTGCGGGTGCCGAACCTGCCGTTCCGCGACGCGCACCATGTGACCGGCACGCTGGTCGCAATGGCCGAGGCGCAGGGTTGCGATCTGCCGGACCTCACGCTGGAACAGATGCAATCGGTGCACGCCGAGATCACGCAGGACGTTTTCGATGTGCTTGGCGTCGAAAACTCGGTAAACTCGCGCATGTCCTATGGCGGCACCGCCCCTGCGCAGGTGCGTGCCCAAGTCGAGCGTTGGAAGGAAATCCTGAAGTGA
- a CDS encoding FtsX-like permease family protein, with protein MKRFDIGALRAIFKGDRQADRVVPPSGFTAQLTLFAAGAMAFLAVFALALSLASGRLAQVWGQELAQSATVRIVAPLDQRAAQTEAALKVLQTTKGVASARALTDAEQEELLAPWFGPELAMESLPVPRLIEVVEEGEGLDPVGLRLRLSAEVPGAVLDDHSRWRAPLVAAASRLRLLGWISTLLIGAAVAAMVTLAAQAALAANAQVIAVLRLVGATDDYIARAFIRRFTLRALLGAAAGTVLGMLAVVLLPDAGEAGGFLTGLGFRGWHWVVPLMVPILVGAVAFAATGAAARRTLRELT; from the coding sequence GTGAAGCGGTTCGACATCGGCGCCCTGCGCGCGATTTTCAAAGGAGACAGGCAGGCAGACCGCGTGGTGCCGCCCTCGGGGTTCACGGCGCAGCTGACCTTGTTTGCGGCGGGCGCAATGGCGTTTTTGGCGGTCTTTGCTTTGGCGCTCTCGCTCGCTTCTGGCCGCTTGGCGCAGGTCTGGGGGCAGGAGTTGGCGCAGTCGGCGACGGTGCGCATCGTGGCACCGCTGGATCAACGCGCCGCCCAGACTGAGGCCGCGTTAAAAGTGTTGCAGACGACCAAGGGCGTCGCCTCGGCCCGCGCGCTGACGGATGCGGAGCAGGAAGAGCTGCTTGCCCCGTGGTTCGGCCCGGAACTGGCGATGGAGAGCCTGCCGGTGCCGCGTTTGATCGAAGTGGTTGAGGAAGGTGAAGGGTTAGACCCGGTGGGTCTGCGCCTGCGCCTGTCTGCCGAAGTGCCCGGAGCCGTGCTGGATGACCACAGCCGCTGGCGCGCGCCCTTGGTTGCCGCCGCCAGCCGCCTGCGCCTCTTGGGCTGGATCTCGACCCTGCTAATCGGGGCTGCGGTGGCGGCCATGGTGACGCTGGCCGCGCAGGCGGCATTGGCCGCCAATGCGCAGGTGATCGCGGTGCTGCGGCTGGTGGGGGCGACCGATGACTATATCGCGCGGGCCTTCATCCGCCGTTTCACCCTGCGCGCGCTTTTGGGTGCGGCGGCGGGCACGGTACTGGGCATGCTGGCTGTCGTCTTGTTGCCTGATGCAGGCGAAGCGGGCGGTTTCCTGACCGGCTTGGGCTTTCGCGGTTGGCATTGGGTGGTGCCGCTTATGGTGCCGATCTTGGTCGGGGCGGTGGCCTTTGCCGCAACCGGGGCAGCCGCGCGGCGTACATTGAGGGAACTGACATGA
- the lysA gene encoding diaminopimelate decarboxylase, translating to MDHFLYKDGVLHAEDVSLAEIAAAVGTPVYVYSTATLLRHFHLFDDALSGMDHLVCYAMKANSNQAVLRTLAQAGAGMDVVSGGEYRRAKAAGVPGDRIVFSGVGKTREEIELALTGGIRQFNVESEPEMILLDIVARELGKVAPITIRVNPDVDAKTHAKIATGKSENKFGIPIARARDVYAMAAKLPGLEIIGIDVHIGSQLTDLAPFEQAYGKVAELTEVLRADGHNIRRLDLGGGLGIPYERSNSAPPLPTDYGAMVQRTLGHLDCEIEIEPGRLIAGNAGVLVSEVIYLKSGEGRDFLILDAAMNDLIRPAMYDAWHDIVPLNEPAPGAEPRPVDIVGPVCESGDTFAKQRMMPVLGSGDLVAFRSAGAYGAVMSSEYNSRPLIPEVLVNGDQFAVIRPRPSFDEMINRDTIPEWL from the coding sequence ATGGATCATTTTCTCTATAAAGACGGTGTGTTGCACGCCGAGGACGTAAGCTTGGCCGAGATCGCTGCCGCCGTCGGCACGCCGGTCTATGTCTATTCCACCGCGACGCTGCTGCGCCATTTCCACCTCTTTGACGACGCACTCTCGGGCATGGATCACTTGGTTTGCTACGCGATGAAGGCCAATTCCAACCAAGCCGTTCTGCGCACGCTGGCGCAGGCGGGCGCGGGGATGGATGTGGTCTCGGGCGGGGAATACCGCCGGGCGAAAGCGGCGGGCGTGCCGGGGGACAGGATCGTCTTTTCCGGCGTCGGGAAAACCCGCGAGGAGATTGAATTGGCCCTGACGGGCGGTATTCGCCAGTTCAACGTAGAGAGCGAGCCGGAGATGATCCTGCTTGATATCGTGGCGCGTGAATTGGGGAAGGTTGCCCCGATCACCATCCGCGTGAATCCGGACGTTGACGCGAAAACCCACGCCAAGATCGCCACCGGCAAGAGCGAGAACAAGTTCGGCATCCCCATCGCCCGCGCCCGCGATGTTTATGCCATGGCGGCCAAGTTGCCGGGGTTGGAGATCATCGGCATCGACGTGCATATCGGCAGCCAGCTCACCGATCTCGCCCCCTTTGAGCAGGCCTATGGCAAGGTGGCGGAACTGACCGAAGTGCTGCGCGCCGATGGTCATAACATCCGGCGTCTGGACCTTGGCGGCGGTCTGGGCATTCCCTATGAACGCTCCAACTCAGCCCCGCCACTGCCAACGGATTACGGCGCCATGGTGCAGCGCACGCTGGGGCATTTGGATTGCGAGATTGAGATTGAACCGGGCCGTCTGATCGCGGGCAACGCGGGCGTCTTGGTCAGCGAAGTGATCTATTTGAAATCCGGCGAGGGCCGCGATTTCCTCATCCTTGATGCCGCGATGAACGATCTGATCCGTCCCGCGATGTATGACGCTTGGCATGACATCGTGCCACTGAATGAACCCGCTCCGGGGGCCGAGCCGCGCCCGGTGGATATCGTCGGCCCGGTTTGCGAATCCGGCGATACTTTTGCCAAACAACGCATGATGCCCGTGCTGGGGTCCGGTGATCTGGTGGCCTTCCGCTCTGCCGGGGCCTACGGCGCGGTGATGAGCAGCGAGTATAATTCGCGCCCCCTGATCCCCGAGGTTTTGGTTAACGGCGATCAATTCGCGGTTATCCGCCCACGGCCAAGCTTTGACGAAATGATAAACCGCGATACCATCCCTGAATGGCTCTGA
- a CDS encoding DUF4175 domain-containing protein: protein METSTDKTDGLRALRRPLRLTWAGMWAEALVQALWPMLTLLLAVLALLMMGVQDSLGGDLLWGVLAAVGLGFLGTLVFALRRFRIPSQAEALGRLDASLPGRPIRALLDDQAIGAGDAASAAVWQAHQKRMAARAAQAQPVKGDLRVAQADPYALRYVALLAFVVALVFGSVWRLGEVTQLTPGGAGGALASGPVWEGWAEPPRHTGKPTLYLNDLEAGALSLPAGTLITLRLYGELGALTVQETVSGREGGATSEPAQDFTLRQSGEISIEGPGARAWQITMLPDAAPQIERQGPPEVAALGEMSLPFAARDDYGVEAGEARISLDLASVDRRYGLTIDPDTRPEIVVPLPMPITGDRREFEESLIENFSKHPWANLPVSLELSVLDAAEQQAATGVSQLTLPGRRFFDPAAAAVIEMRRDLLWSRSNAPRIAQVLRAVTYAPGEDLRSDVTVLRLKQMTRRLEIRARYGLDEEVQTEMAEDLWALAIELEEGVLADALARMRRAQDRLNEAMKNGASSAEITELMEELRRATEEYLEQLQRQQAQEGDGEGQQPQGESMQMTQDDLQRMMDRIQELMQQGRMAEAAEALRQLQEMMENMRVTQGQPGEGGNSPGEQAMEGLSETLREQQGLSDQAFRDLQEQFNPGTGAGENEGNEGRNGGQGRGQSHEGQQGQGGQSGEDGAEEGLAGRQQALRDELRRQEGRLPGQGTREGDAARDALDRAGEAMDRAGEALRRDELAEAIDNQAQAMETLREGMRSLGDAMEQEQGEGQPGQGTADGDRRAEARDPLGREQGGNGANSSDAPLAQGPDDQGRARRLLDEIRRRSGEAERPEVERDYLNRLLDRF, encoded by the coding sequence ATGGAAACATCCACTGACAAGACAGACGGGCTGCGCGCATTGCGGCGGCCCTTGCGGCTGACTTGGGCGGGGATGTGGGCCGAAGCGCTGGTGCAGGCGCTTTGGCCGATGTTGACGCTGCTGCTGGCGGTGCTGGCGCTGCTGATGATGGGGGTGCAGGACAGTCTGGGCGGTGATCTGCTTTGGGGTGTGCTGGCCGCTGTGGGCCTTGGGTTCCTCGGCACATTGGTTTTCGCGCTGCGGCGCTTTCGGATTCCGTCACAGGCCGAGGCCTTGGGGCGACTGGATGCCAGCCTGCCGGGACGGCCCATTCGGGCACTTTTGGACGATCAGGCGATTGGCGCGGGCGATGCGGCTTCGGCGGCGGTCTGGCAGGCCCATCAGAAACGTATGGCCGCGCGGGCCGCGCAGGCGCAGCCGGTCAAGGGTGATCTGCGGGTCGCGCAGGCCGATCCCTATGCGCTGCGCTATGTGGCGCTGCTGGCCTTCGTCGTTGCATTGGTCTTTGGTTCAGTGTGGCGGTTGGGTGAAGTCACGCAACTGACCCCCGGCGGGGCGGGCGGCGCGCTGGCCTCTGGCCCGGTTTGGGAGGGGTGGGCCGAACCGCCGCGCCATACGGGCAAGCCGACGCTTTATTTGAATGACCTTGAGGCGGGGGCCCTGTCGCTGCCTGCGGGCACGTTGATCACTCTGCGGCTTTACGGCGAGTTGGGCGCGTTGACGGTACAAGAAACCGTATCGGGCCGCGAGGGGGGCGCGACCTCTGAGCCCGCGCAGGATTTCACCCTGCGCCAAAGCGGCGAGATCAGCATCGAGGGTCCGGGCGCGCGGGCATGGCAGATTACAATGCTCCCCGACGCCGCCCCCCAGATCGAGCGGCAAGGCCCGCCCGAAGTAGCGGCCTTGGGCGAGATGAGCCTGCCGTTTGCCGCGCGGGATGATTACGGCGTCGAGGCGGGCGAGGCGCGGATCAGCCTTGATCTGGCCTCCGTCGACCGCCGCTATGGGCTGACCATCGACCCTGACACAAGGCCCGAGATCGTTGTGCCGTTGCCCATGCCGATCACCGGTGACCGGCGCGAGTTTGAAGAGAGCTTGATCGAGAATTTCTCGAAGCACCCTTGGGCCAATCTGCCGGTATCTCTAGAGCTTTCCGTGCTTGACGCTGCCGAACAGCAAGCCGCGACGGGGGTGAGCCAGTTGACCCTACCGGGGCGGCGCTTTTTCGATCCCGCGGCGGCAGCAGTCATCGAGATGCGCCGCGATCTTTTGTGGTCGCGCTCCAATGCGCCGCGCATCGCACAGGTGCTGCGGGCCGTGACCTATGCGCCGGGGGAGGACCTGCGCTCGGATGTGACGGTTCTGCGCCTCAAGCAAATGACCCGCCGTCTGGAAATCCGGGCACGTTATGGGCTGGACGAAGAGGTTCAGACCGAGATGGCCGAAGACCTCTGGGCGTTGGCGATCGAGCTGGAGGAAGGCGTGTTGGCCGATGCGCTGGCGCGGATGCGCCGGGCGCAGGATCGGCTGAATGAGGCGATGAAGAACGGCGCCTCATCGGCAGAGATTACCGAGCTGATGGAAGAGCTCCGCCGCGCCACCGAAGAGTATCTGGAGCAACTCCAGCGCCAACAGGCGCAGGAGGGCGATGGCGAAGGCCAGCAGCCCCAAGGCGAGTCCATGCAGATGACCCAAGACGATCTGCAACGCATGATGGACCGCATTCAGGAGTTGATGCAGCAAGGGCGCATGGCCGAGGCCGCAGAGGCGCTGCGTCAGTTGCAAGAAATGATGGAGAACATGCGCGTCACCCAAGGCCAGCCCGGCGAGGGCGGCAATTCACCGGGTGAGCAGGCGATGGAGGGGCTCTCGGAAACCCTGCGCGAGCAGCAGGGGCTGAGCGATCAGGCCTTCCGCGACCTGCAAGAGCAGTTCAACCCCGGCACCGGGGCGGGCGAGAATGAAGGCAACGAAGGCCGCAATGGCGGGCAGGGCCGCGGTCAGAGCCATGAGGGCCAGCAGGGGCAGGGCGGCCAATCCGGCGAAGACGGAGCCGAAGAAGGGCTGGCTGGGCGTCAGCAAGCGCTGCGCGACGAGCTGCGCCGTCAAGAAGGCCGTCTGCCGGGGCAAGGCACGCGCGAAGGGGATGCCGCGCGGGACGCGCTGGACCGCGCCGGAGAGGCGATGGACCGCGCCGGAGAGGCCCTGCGCCGCGATGAGTTGGCCGAGGCCATCGACAACCAAGCACAGGCCATGGAAACGCTGCGCGAAGGGATGCGGTCGCTTGGCGATGCGATGGAGCAAGAACAGGGTGAGGGCCAGCCCGGTCAAGGCACCGCCGATGGCGACCGCCGGGCCGAGGCGCGCGATCCGCTGGGGCGCGAGCAGGGGGGCAATGGGGCGAATAGCTCAGACGCGCCGCTGGCACAGGGGCCGGACGATCAGGGCCGCGCACGGCGTCTGCTTGACGAAATCCGCCGCCGCTCGGGCGAGGCGGAGCGGCCTGAGGTCGAGCGTGATTACCTCAACAGACTGTTGGATCGGTTTTAA
- a CDS encoding DUF2834 domain-containing protein — protein MSPLRMLYLALAVWGTIHPMYYFVTWFNAEGWSLSAMVDAWHANAAASGLVWDLTIAAVTLTIWIIAEVAVRRNFLSLIAIPATFCIGVSCGLPLYLFLRTAPIR, from the coding sequence ATGTCGCCGCTGCGTATGCTCTACCTTGCCCTTGCGGTTTGGGGCACGATCCATCCGATGTATTACTTCGTCACATGGTTCAACGCCGAAGGCTGGAGCCTGAGCGCCATGGTCGACGCATGGCACGCCAATGCCGCCGCCAGCGGGTTGGTCTGGGACCTGACCATCGCTGCCGTGACTTTGACCATCTGGATCATCGCCGAGGTCGCCGTGCGGCGCAATTTCCTCAGCCTGATTGCCATTCCCGCCACGTTCTGTATTGGGGTGAGCTGTGGCCTGCCGCTCTATCTTTTCCTGCGGACAGCGCCCATCAGATAA
- a CDS encoding Hint domain-containing protein, which yields MKTGFRGTFVISWSQTEIDGLEAAPVQSLELGSAWSWRGDTLRVDGPNDVLRLDMADGAEQLRKRAARKVQRLIGAALAEGGVMPAKAQRKDHTAEPLDNSFMVTNGARTYTVTLIDAGQGRTPLLMFVDELPPRDCELWVMHSTLKPQRDELSEADSGGVICFTPGTRIRTPMGSTLIEELREGDLIQTKDNGPQRLEWIGSRRMSGARLHAIPHLRPVRFRPGALGIAQPEAPLLVSPDHRIVLQGPQARDLFNCDEVLVAAKDLINGRSVASDMSLREVTYIHVLLAEHQVMWANGVETESFHPAAAPHTSLGAQDRARLLAAHPLLEADPHSYGSFARRNLSTSEAAILRHVA from the coding sequence ATGAAAACGGGCTTTCGAGGCACGTTTGTCATCAGCTGGTCGCAAACAGAGATCGACGGTCTTGAGGCCGCGCCGGTGCAGTCGCTCGAACTGGGCTCGGCTTGGTCGTGGCGCGGGGATACTCTCCGTGTGGATGGGCCGAACGATGTGTTGCGGTTGGATATGGCGGACGGGGCAGAGCAGCTGCGCAAACGCGCGGCCCGCAAGGTGCAGCGCCTGATCGGCGCGGCGCTGGCGGAGGGCGGCGTGATGCCGGCCAAAGCCCAACGTAAAGACCATACCGCCGAACCACTCGACAACAGTTTCATGGTGACCAACGGCGCGCGGACCTACACGGTCACGTTGATTGATGCAGGCCAAGGTCGCACACCGCTGTTGATGTTTGTCGATGAATTGCCGCCGCGTGACTGTGAACTTTGGGTGATGCACAGCACGCTCAAGCCGCAGCGCGATGAGCTTTCAGAAGCCGACAGCGGCGGTGTGATTTGCTTTACCCCCGGCACCCGTATCCGCACCCCCATGGGCAGCACCCTGATCGAAGAACTACGCGAAGGCGATTTGATCCAGACCAAGGACAACGGCCCGCAACGGCTGGAATGGATCGGCAGCCGCCGGATGAGCGGCGCGCGTCTGCATGCCATTCCGCATCTGCGGCCCGTGCGGTTCCGCCCCGGCGCTTTGGGGATCGCGCAGCCCGAAGCCCCGCTGCTGGTCTCGCCCGACCACCGGATCGTGCTGCAAGGCCCGCAGGCCCGTGATCTGTTCAATTGTGACGAGGTGCTGGTCGCGGCCAAAGACCTGATTAACGGGCGCAGCGTGGCCAGCGATATGTCCCTGCGCGAAGTGACCTATATCCATGTGCTGCTGGCCGAGCATCAGGTGATGTGGGCCAATGGGGTCGAAACCGAGAGCTTTCATCCCGCCGCCGCCCCGCACACCAGTCTTGGCGCGCAGGATCGGGCGCGTCTGCTCGCGGCGCATCCGCTGTTGGAGGCTGATCCGCACAGTTACGGCAGCTTCGCGCGGCGCAATCTCAGCACGTCAGAGGCGGCGATCCTGCGGCATGTGGCATAG
- a CDS encoding ATP-binding cassette domain-containing protein gives MIELENVAYSYGGGELLSDITLKLAPGSFHFLTGPSGAGKTTLMKLCYGALLPTAGHLRIFGTDVRGLGRDDIALMRRRVGVVHQDVKFLDHLPLTENIALPLNVSGRHAETEGTDLEELMSWVGLTNRADALPPELSGGERQRAALARAVIMSPDVILADEPTGNIDWEMSQRLLRLLIELNRMGKTVLIATHDLGLIRATKAHVQARVLRIANRRIQLAGADL, from the coding sequence GTGATAGAGCTCGAAAATGTGGCCTACAGCTATGGCGGGGGCGAATTGCTGTCCGACATCACGCTGAAACTCGCCCCCGGATCGTTTCATTTCCTCACCGGCCCCTCGGGCGCGGGCAAGACTACCTTGATGAAGCTCTGCTACGGGGCCTTGCTGCCCACCGCCGGGCATCTGCGAATTTTCGGGACCGATGTGCGCGGGCTGGGCCGAGATGACATCGCGCTGATGCGCCGCCGGGTTGGCGTGGTGCATCAAGACGTGAAATTCCTCGACCACCTGCCGTTGACCGAGAATATCGCCCTGCCGCTAAATGTCTCTGGCCGCCATGCCGAGACAGAGGGCACCGATCTGGAAGAACTGATGTCTTGGGTCGGGCTCACCAACCGCGCCGACGCCCTGCCGCCTGAGCTGTCGGGCGGGGAGCGGCAGCGCGCCGCCTTGGCGCGCGCGGTGATTATGTCGCCGGATGTGATCTTGGCGGATGAGCCGACGGGGAACATCGATTGGGAGATGTCGCAGCGGTTGCTTCGCCTGTTGATCGAGTTGAACCGCATGGGCAAGACCGTGTTGATCGCCACCCATGATCTGGGCCTGATCCGCGCCACCAAAGCGCATGTGCAAGCCCGGGTGTTGCGGATCGCCAATCGGCGCATTCAACTGGCGGGGGCGGATTTGTGA